A stretch of Brassica napus cultivar Da-Ae chromosome C6, Da-Ae, whole genome shotgun sequence DNA encodes these proteins:
- the LOC106409181 gene encoding squamosa promoter-binding-like protein 4 gives MEGKKAQGLGYLKKKASMSSYQVDEELENDTEEEEEVEREEEKRRGVMDRSKGSSSNRVSSRLCQVDRCTTDLKEDKQYHRRHKVCEVHAKASSVYLAGVIQRFCQQCSRFHELPEFDEAKRSCRRRLAGHNERRRKSSGESSGEGSGGRRGVTGQVMQNQERSKIRVRSVSYPKAQETNRRSLKFQSQE, from the exons ATGGAGGGCAAAAAAGCACAAGGACTAGGGTatctgaagaagaaggctaGTATGTCAAGTTACCAGGTGGATGAAGAATTAGAGAATGAtacggaggaagaagaagaagttgagagagaggaagagaagaggagaggagTGATGGATAGGTCTAAAGGATCTAGCAGCAACCGTGTCTCATCGCGGCTTTGTCAAGTAGATAGatgcacaactgatttgaaagagGATAAACAGTATCACCGGAGACACAAAGTGTGTGAAGTTCATGCAAAGGCATCTTCTGTCTATCTCGCAGGCGTTATACAACGCTTTTGTCAACAATGCAGCAG GTTTCACGAGCTCCCAGAGTTTGATGAAGCTAAAAGAAGCTGTCGGAGACGCTTAGCTGGACACAACGAGAGGCGGAGGAAGAGCTCTGGTGAGAGTTCTGGAGAAGGGTCTGGTGGTCGAAGAGGAGTAACTGGTCAGGTGATGCAAAATCAAGAAAGATCAAAG ATTCGAGTAAGGAGTGTGAGTTATCCAAAAGCACAAGAGACTAACCGACGATCACTAAAGTTTCAGAGCCAAGAATAA
- the LOC106407241 gene encoding dynamin-related protein 5A isoform X1 produces MANSNSYLTTPTKTPSSRRNNQSQSKMQSHSQDPATSESRSRFEAYNRLQAAAVAFGEKLPIPEIVAIGGQSDGKSSLLEALLGFRFNVREVEMGTRRPLILQMVHDVSALEPRCRFQDEDSEEYGSPIVSATAVADVIRSRTEALLRKTKTAVSPKPIVMRAEYAHSPNLTIIDTPGFVLKAKKGEPETTPDEILSMVKSLASPPHRILLFLQQSSVEWCSSLWLDAVREIDSSFRRTIVVVSKFDNRLKEFNDRGEVDRYLSASGYLGENTRPYFVALPKDRSTVSNDEFRRQISQVDMDVIRHLREGVKGGFDEEKFRSHIGFGSLRDFLESELQKRYKDAAPATLALLEQRCSEVTDDMLRMDMKIQATSDVAHLRKAAMLYMASISNHVGALIDGAANPAPEQWGKTTEEERGESGIGSWPGVCLDIKPPNAVLRLYGGAAFERVIHEFRCAAYSIECPPVSREKVANILLAHAGRGGGKGVTEASAEIARTAARSWLAPLLDTACDRLAFVLGSLFEIALERNLNQNSESDEKKAENMDGYVGFHAALRNCYSRFVKNLAKQCKQLVRHHLDSVTSPYSMACYESDYHQGGAFGSYYKPNQASGIGSFCFELSDTGRDEPKKDQENIPPEKSKAQETTPGKGEETHITVPETPSPDQPCEIGYDLVKKEIGNGHHHDGGGARKRVARMGGNRNIQPLRIQNGGGGLLFGTTENGMKSSSAYTEICSSAAQHFARIREVLVERSVTSTLNSGFLTPCRDRLVVALGVDLFAVNDEKFMDMFVAPGAIDMLQNERQQLQKRQKILHSCLTEFKTVSRSL; encoded by the exons ATGGCGAATTCAAACTCATACCTTACCACACCCACTAAAACCCCGTCTTCCCGTAGAAACAATCAGTCTCAATCGAAGATGCAATCTCACTCCCAGGATCCGGCCACTTCGGAGTCTAGGTCACGGTTCGAAGCCTACAACCGTCTCCAAGCAGCCGCCGTCGCTTTCGGTGAGAAACTTCCGATACCGGAGATCGTAGCCATCGGTGGTCAATCAGACGGAAAAAGCTCTCTTCTCGAAGCGCTCCTAGGGTTCCGATTCAACGTCCGCGAGGTCGAAATGGGGACGCGCCGTCCTCTGATTCTCCAGATGGTTCACGATGTATCAGCGTTAGAGCCACGGTGTAGATTCCAG gATGAAGATTCGGAAGAGTATGGAAGTCCGATTGTTTCGGCTACAGCAGTAGCGGATGTGATTAGGTCTAGAACGGAGGCGCTTTTGAGGAAGACGAAGACGGCAGTTTCGCCAAAGCCGATTGTCATGAGAGCTGAGTATGCTCATTCTCCCAATCTCACTATCATCGATACTCCTGGGTTTGTTCTGAAG GCAAAGAAAGGAGAGCCTGAGACCACACCTGATGAAATTCTATCGATGGTCAAGTCACTGGCTTCTCCTCCACATCGCATCCTCTTGTTCCTTCAGCAGAGTAGTGTGGAGTGGTGCTCTTCTTTGTGGCTTGATGCTGTTCGTGAGATTGATTCAAGCTTCCGGAGGACGATTGTTGTTGTCTCCAAGTTTGATAATCGCCTCAAG GAGTTTAATGATCGTGGTGAAGTTGATCGTTACCTCAGTGCTAGTGGGTACCTTGGGGAGAACACTCGTCCTTACTTTGTTGCGTTGCCTAAAGACAGGAGCACTGTCTCAAACGATGAGTTTCGTAGACAGATATCTCAGGTGGACATGGACGTTATACGGCATTTGCGTGAGGGTGTCAAGGGAGGATTTGATGAAGAAAAGTTCCGTTCTCATATTGGTTTTGGGTCGTTAAGAGATTTCTTAGAGTCTGAGCTTCAGAAGAGGTACAAGGACGCTGCTCCAGCAACACTAGCTTTGCTTGAACAGCGCTGCTCTGAGGTAACTGATGATATGCTGAGAATGGATATGAAGATCCAGGCTACTTCTGATGTTGCTCATCTCAGAAAAGCAGCAATGCTATATATGGCTTCTATTAGCAATCATGTG GGAGCTTTGATTGATGGAGCCGCAAATCCAGCACCTGAGCAATGGGGGAAAACAACCGAAGAAGAACGTGGCGAGAGTGGTATTGGAAGCTGGCCCGGCGTGTGTCTGGATATTAAGCCGCCTAATGCTGTTCTTAGACTCTATGGAGGAGCTGCTTTTGAAAGAGTCATTCATGAGTTCCGTTGTGCTGCCTACTCAATCGAGTGCCCTCCAGTGTCAAGAGAGAAG GTAGCAAACATTCTGCTAGCTCATGCTGGGCGGGGAGGTGGTAAAGGAGTAACAGAAGCTTCAGCAGAGATTGCTAGAACCGCAGCACGGTCGTGGCTCGCTCCTCTTCTGGACACAGCCTGTGACAGGCTTGCCTTTGTGTTAGGAAGTCTCTTTGAAATTGCTCTCGAAAGAAACCTGAACCAAAACTCAGAAT CAGATGAGAAGAAAGCTGAAAATATGGATGGATACGTTGGTTTTCATGCTGCTCTACGGAACTGTTACAGTCGCTTCGTGAAGAATCTTGCGAAACAGTGCAAGCAACTAGTAAGACACCATCTTGATTCGGTGACGAGCCCATACTCAATGGCCTGCTATGAGAGTGACTACCACCAAGGAGGAGCTTTTGGCTCTTATTACAAACCTAACCAAGCCTCTGGTATTGGTTCGTTTTGCTTCGAGCTTTCTGATACAGGGCGTGATGAGCCAAAGAAAGATCAAGAAAACATTCCTCCTGAgaagagtaaggcccaagagaCAACACCAGGGAAAGGAGAGGAAACACATATAACAGTCCCTGAGACACCATCACCAGACCAGCCATGTGAGATAGGATATGATTtggtaaagaaagagattggcAATGGTCATCATCATGATGGTGGTGGAGCCAGAAAAAGAGTGGCGAGAATGGGAGGAAACAGGAACATACAGCCACTTAGGATTCAGAACGGAGGAGGTGGGCTTCTGTTTGGTACCACGGAAAATGGAATGAAATCAAGCTCTGCTTACACTGAGATATGTTCATCAGCTGCACAACATTTTGCTAGAATACGTGAAGTTCTTGTAGAAAGAAGCGTAACGTCGACTCTAAACTCAGGGTTTCTAACACCTTG CCGAGACAGGCTAGTGGTTGCACTTGGTGTGGATTTGTTTGCAGTAAACGATGAGAAGTTCATGGATATGTTCGTTGCACCCGGAGCTATTGATATGCTGCAAAACGAACGTCAACAGCTTCAGAAACGTCAGAAGATTCTTCACTCTTGCTTGACTGAGTTCAAAACGGTGTCTCGTTCATTGTAG
- the LOC125588381 gene encoding uncharacterized protein LOC125588381 → MQTIACSTANTRMKSSIESPNSPEYSLASGQRIYYQKSSIYFGKNIPAERREAIKQKLGIEQTGGDGIYLGLPESFGGSKISIMSFLKEKMELRMNGWQNKVLSTGGKEVLLKVVTLALPTYTMSCFLPPKDDMHADCLAVFKLLVEE, encoded by the coding sequence ATGCAGACGATAGCATGTTCTACTGCAAACACTCGGATGAAGAGCTCAATCGAATCACCTAATTCTCCGGAGTACAGCCTTGCTTCAGGTCAAAGGATATATTACCAAAAATCAAGCATCTATTTTGGAAAAAACATCCcagcagaaagaagagaagccATCAAACAGAAGCTTGGCATTGAACAAACAGGAGGTGATGGGATCTATCTAGGCCTGCCAGAATCATTTGGAGGGTCAAAAATCTCGATCATGAGCTTCCTGAAGGAAAAAATGGAGCTAAGGATGAATGGTTGGCAGAATAAGGTCCTCTCCACAGGAGGCAAGGAAGTGCTCCTTAAAGTAGTGACTCTAGCACTACCAACCTACACGATGTCATGCTTCCTCCCCCCCAAAGACGATATGCACGCAGATTGTCTCGCTGTTTTCAAACTTCTGGTGGAAGAATAA
- the LOC106407241 gene encoding dynamin-related protein 5A isoform X2: MANSNSYLTTPTKTPSSRRNNQSQSKMQSHSQDPATSESRSRFEAYNRLQAAAVAFGEKLPIPEIVAIGGQSDGKSSLLEALLGFRFNVREVEMGTRRPLILQMVHDVSALEPRCRFQDEDSEEYGSPIVSATAVADVIRSRTEALLRKTKTAVSPKPIVMRAEYAHSPNLTIIDTPGFVLKAKKGEPETTPDEILSMVKSLASPPHRILLFLQQSSVEWCSSLWLDAVREIDSSFRRTIVVVSKFDNRLKEFNDRGEVDRYLSASGYLGENTRPYFVALPKDRSTVSNDEFRRQISQVDMDVIRHLREGVKGGFDEEKFRSHIGFGSLRDFLESELQKRYKDAAPATLALLEQRCSEVTDDMLRMDMKIQATSDVAHLRKAAMLYMASISNHVGALIDGAANPAPEQWGKTTEEERGESGIGSWPGVCLDIKPPNAVLRLYGGAAFERVIHEFRCAAYSIECPPVSREKVANILLAHAGRGGGKGVTEASAEIARTAARSWLAPLLDTACDRLAFVLGSLFEIALERNLNQNSEYEKKAENMDGYVGFHAALRNCYSRFVKNLAKQCKQLVRHHLDSVTSPYSMACYESDYHQGGAFGSYYKPNQASGIGSFCFELSDTGRDEPKKDQENIPPEKSKAQETTPGKGEETHITVPETPSPDQPCEIGYDLVKKEIGNGHHHDGGGARKRVARMGGNRNIQPLRIQNGGGGLLFGTTENGMKSSSAYTEICSSAAQHFARIREVLVERSVTSTLNSGFLTPCRDRLVVALGVDLFAVNDEKFMDMFVAPGAIDMLQNERQQLQKRQKILHSCLTEFKTVSRSL, from the exons ATGGCGAATTCAAACTCATACCTTACCACACCCACTAAAACCCCGTCTTCCCGTAGAAACAATCAGTCTCAATCGAAGATGCAATCTCACTCCCAGGATCCGGCCACTTCGGAGTCTAGGTCACGGTTCGAAGCCTACAACCGTCTCCAAGCAGCCGCCGTCGCTTTCGGTGAGAAACTTCCGATACCGGAGATCGTAGCCATCGGTGGTCAATCAGACGGAAAAAGCTCTCTTCTCGAAGCGCTCCTAGGGTTCCGATTCAACGTCCGCGAGGTCGAAATGGGGACGCGCCGTCCTCTGATTCTCCAGATGGTTCACGATGTATCAGCGTTAGAGCCACGGTGTAGATTCCAG gATGAAGATTCGGAAGAGTATGGAAGTCCGATTGTTTCGGCTACAGCAGTAGCGGATGTGATTAGGTCTAGAACGGAGGCGCTTTTGAGGAAGACGAAGACGGCAGTTTCGCCAAAGCCGATTGTCATGAGAGCTGAGTATGCTCATTCTCCCAATCTCACTATCATCGATACTCCTGGGTTTGTTCTGAAG GCAAAGAAAGGAGAGCCTGAGACCACACCTGATGAAATTCTATCGATGGTCAAGTCACTGGCTTCTCCTCCACATCGCATCCTCTTGTTCCTTCAGCAGAGTAGTGTGGAGTGGTGCTCTTCTTTGTGGCTTGATGCTGTTCGTGAGATTGATTCAAGCTTCCGGAGGACGATTGTTGTTGTCTCCAAGTTTGATAATCGCCTCAAG GAGTTTAATGATCGTGGTGAAGTTGATCGTTACCTCAGTGCTAGTGGGTACCTTGGGGAGAACACTCGTCCTTACTTTGTTGCGTTGCCTAAAGACAGGAGCACTGTCTCAAACGATGAGTTTCGTAGACAGATATCTCAGGTGGACATGGACGTTATACGGCATTTGCGTGAGGGTGTCAAGGGAGGATTTGATGAAGAAAAGTTCCGTTCTCATATTGGTTTTGGGTCGTTAAGAGATTTCTTAGAGTCTGAGCTTCAGAAGAGGTACAAGGACGCTGCTCCAGCAACACTAGCTTTGCTTGAACAGCGCTGCTCTGAGGTAACTGATGATATGCTGAGAATGGATATGAAGATCCAGGCTACTTCTGATGTTGCTCATCTCAGAAAAGCAGCAATGCTATATATGGCTTCTATTAGCAATCATGTG GGAGCTTTGATTGATGGAGCCGCAAATCCAGCACCTGAGCAATGGGGGAAAACAACCGAAGAAGAACGTGGCGAGAGTGGTATTGGAAGCTGGCCCGGCGTGTGTCTGGATATTAAGCCGCCTAATGCTGTTCTTAGACTCTATGGAGGAGCTGCTTTTGAAAGAGTCATTCATGAGTTCCGTTGTGCTGCCTACTCAATCGAGTGCCCTCCAGTGTCAAGAGAGAAG GTAGCAAACATTCTGCTAGCTCATGCTGGGCGGGGAGGTGGTAAAGGAGTAACAGAAGCTTCAGCAGAGATTGCTAGAACCGCAGCACGGTCGTGGCTCGCTCCTCTTCTGGACACAGCCTGTGACAGGCTTGCCTTTGTGTTAGGAAGTCTCTTTGAAATTGCTCTCGAAAGAAACCTGAACCAAAACTCAGAAT ATGAGAAGAAAGCTGAAAATATGGATGGATACGTTGGTTTTCATGCTGCTCTACGGAACTGTTACAGTCGCTTCGTGAAGAATCTTGCGAAACAGTGCAAGCAACTAGTAAGACACCATCTTGATTCGGTGACGAGCCCATACTCAATGGCCTGCTATGAGAGTGACTACCACCAAGGAGGAGCTTTTGGCTCTTATTACAAACCTAACCAAGCCTCTGGTATTGGTTCGTTTTGCTTCGAGCTTTCTGATACAGGGCGTGATGAGCCAAAGAAAGATCAAGAAAACATTCCTCCTGAgaagagtaaggcccaagagaCAACACCAGGGAAAGGAGAGGAAACACATATAACAGTCCCTGAGACACCATCACCAGACCAGCCATGTGAGATAGGATATGATTtggtaaagaaagagattggcAATGGTCATCATCATGATGGTGGTGGAGCCAGAAAAAGAGTGGCGAGAATGGGAGGAAACAGGAACATACAGCCACTTAGGATTCAGAACGGAGGAGGTGGGCTTCTGTTTGGTACCACGGAAAATGGAATGAAATCAAGCTCTGCTTACACTGAGATATGTTCATCAGCTGCACAACATTTTGCTAGAATACGTGAAGTTCTTGTAGAAAGAAGCGTAACGTCGACTCTAAACTCAGGGTTTCTAACACCTTG CCGAGACAGGCTAGTGGTTGCACTTGGTGTGGATTTGTTTGCAGTAAACGATGAGAAGTTCATGGATATGTTCGTTGCACCCGGAGCTATTGATATGCTGCAAAACGAACGTCAACAGCTTCAGAAACGTCAGAAGATTCTTCACTCTTGCTTGACTGAGTTCAAAACGGTGTCTCGTTCATTGTAG